The genomic window AAAGACAGAATGTCTCGATATGCGAAGATTGCTTTAGGGGTTCGTTAGAGGTGAGAGGCTGATGAAGAATAAAGTCATTCTAGTTAGCTCTGATCAGCTTGGAAAAGGGGATAAGGAGCTTGGTGAAGGCGTCCTTGAAACCTTTTTTACATTGTTAAAGCAAAGAGAGGAATTACCTGCAGCAATTTTTTGCATGAATAGCGGTGTATTTGCATTAACTGAACAATCCTTTGCTTCCGTTCATCTTAAAGAGCTGGAGGAAAAGGGAGTAGAAGTAATTGCCTGCAAAACTTGTGTAGACTATTACGAAGTGCAAACTAAATTAATTGCCGGTAAAATTAGCGGGATGCCAGCCTTTATTGATCTAGCATCCAAATATGAAGTCATTACGATATCATAGAACAGCAGGGGCTTATGCTCTTGCTGTTTTTTTTCTTATTGGTCAGCTTATGGTGTACAGTTAGGAACCAGTCCGAAATAATCAGTTTACTGGACAGGTTTCGTTGTTTAGTCAAAATCCTGTTAAAATACTCCAATCCAGCAAGTTAATTTGACTGGATTAGAATTTTCCTCCTCCTTTAATGATCCTCAATGTGAGATTTCTCACTATTTTATTTTGCATTTTCCCTTATAATACGATTGCAATCAATATTTAGATAAATATCCTTCAATGGAAATAGTGAATATGAGAGGAAGGATTCTAATGTCCTTTAGCCGCGATTTTAATAAAGATCCTTTTATTGTAATTTGGGAATTAACAAGAGCTTGTCAGTTAAAATGCCTTCATTGCCGGGCTGAAGCTCAATATAGAAGAGATCCCCGCGAATTATCTTTTGAGGAAGGAAAGGCATTAATTGATCAAATCTATGAAATGAATAATCCGATGCTTGTCTT from Bacillus sp. DTU_2020_1000418_1_SI_GHA_SEK_038 includes these protein-coding regions:
- a CDS encoding DsrE family protein, which gives rise to MKNKVILVSSDQLGKGDKELGEGVLETFFTLLKQREELPAAIFCMNSGVFALTEQSFASVHLKELEEKGVEVIACKTCVDYYEVQTKLIAGKISGMPAFIDLASKYEVITIS